Proteins encoded together in one Deinococcus irradiatisoli window:
- a CDS encoding ethanolamine ammonia-lyase subunit EutB, with the protein MFQTRLGQTSFAFADLRELLGRASAQKSGDELAGLAARSAQEREAARTLLADVPLRTLLDEPLIPYESDEITRLIVDSHDAQAFAPIAHLSVGELRDWLLSATPAELVSVRGGLTPEMVSAACKLMRNQDLMLIASRCEVVTRFRNTLGLRGHFSTRLQPNHPTDDPRGVLASTLDGLMFGAGDAVIGVNPALDSLDACLKLLHLLDDLREHLEIPTQTCVLTHVTTTLQAIERGAPVDLVFQSIAGTQAANRGFGLDLALLSEAHAAAQSLRRGTLGHNVMYFETGQGSALSAGAHHGVDQQTCEVRAYAVARRFAPLLVNTVVGFIGPEYLYDGKQIIRAGLEDHCAGKLMGLPMGVDVCYTNHAEADQDDMDVLLTLLAASGVNFVMGVPGADDIMLNYQSTSFHDAWYVRGLLDRPPAPEFSAWLDRLGLTERGQLRSPGEHTPLSEAVRALVAGA; encoded by the coding sequence ATGTTCCAGACCCGGCTCGGTCAGACCTCCTTTGCCTTCGCTGATCTGCGCGAGCTGCTGGGGCGCGCTTCGGCCCAGAAGTCGGGCGACGAACTCGCGGGACTGGCGGCCCGCAGCGCCCAGGAGCGCGAAGCCGCCCGCACCCTGCTGGCCGACGTGCCGCTCAGAACCCTGCTGGACGAGCCGCTGATTCCCTACGAGAGCGACGAAATCACCCGCTTGATCGTGGACAGCCACGACGCGCAGGCCTTCGCGCCGATTGCTCACCTTAGCGTGGGCGAGCTGCGCGACTGGCTGCTCTCGGCCACGCCCGCCGAACTCGTCTCGGTGCGCGGCGGCCTGACCCCGGAGATGGTCTCGGCCGCCTGCAAACTGATGCGCAACCAGGACCTGATGCTGATCGCCAGCCGCTGCGAGGTGGTGACGCGCTTTCGCAACACGCTGGGACTACGCGGCCACTTTTCCACCCGGCTGCAACCCAACCACCCCACCGACGACCCCCGAGGCGTGCTGGCCAGTACCCTCGACGGGCTGATGTTCGGCGCGGGCGACGCGGTGATCGGCGTCAATCCGGCGCTCGACAGCCTGGACGCCTGCCTGAAGCTGCTGCACCTGCTCGACGATTTGCGCGAGCACCTGGAGATTCCCACCCAGACCTGCGTGCTGACCCATGTCACCACCACCTTGCAGGCCATCGAACGCGGCGCGCCGGTGGACCTGGTGTTTCAGAGCATCGCCGGCACCCAGGCCGCCAACCGGGGCTTCGGCCTCGATCTGGCGCTGCTGAGTGAGGCGCACGCCGCTGCCCAGAGCTTGCGGCGCGGCACGCTGGGCCACAACGTGATGTATTTCGAGACCGGGCAGGGCAGCGCCCTGAGTGCCGGGGCGCACCACGGGGTAGACCAGCAGACCTGCGAGGTGCGCGCCTACGCCGTGGCCCGGCGCTTTGCACCCCTGCTGGTCAACACGGTGGTGGGCTTTATCGGCCCGGAATACCTCTACGACGGCAAACAGATCATCCGCGCCGGGCTGGAGGACCACTGCGCCGGCAAGCTGATGGGACTGCCGATGGGGGTGGACGTCTGCTACACCAACCATGCCGAGGCCGATCAGGACGACATGGACGTGCTGTTGACCTTACTGGCGGCCAGTGGCGTGAACTTCGTGATGGGTGTGCCGGGGGCCGACGACATCATGCTGAATTACCAGAGCACCTCGTTTCACGACGCCTGGTACGTGCGCGGGCTTTTGGACCGCCCACCAGCCCCGGAATTTTCCGCCTGGCTCGACCGCCTGGGCCTGACCGAGCGCGGGCAGCTGCGCTCGCCAGGCGAGCACACTCCGCTGAGCGAGGCAGTGCGGGCGCTGGTGGCCGGAGCATGA